One genomic segment of Nocardia spumae includes these proteins:
- the glgP gene encoding alpha-glucan family phosphorylase, with translation MKALRRFTVRAHLPQRLAALGELAANLRWSWHGPTQDVFARLDPELWSRVGRDPVRMLGEVAAERLDEWAGDPDYVRTVDDAAADLQDYLTRPRWFGDRAEGEADGPAPSGIAYFSMEFGVTEVLPNYSGGLGILAGDHLKAASDLGLPLIGVGLLYRSGYFRQSLTADGWQAERYPDLDPQGLPLRLLAEEGAPVLIHVPMPEGRVLRAQVWIAQVGRIPLLLLDSDIADNDPELRAVTDRLYGGDQDHRIKQEILAGIGGVRAVRAYTRARGVPDPDVWHMNEGHAGFLGIERIREYMSGGMDFDSALTAVRAATVFTTHTPVPAGIDRFAAALVRRYFGGTHGDRESPLLPGISVDRILALGREADPSVFNMAHLGLRLAQRANGVSILHGEVSRAMFAPLWPGFDAADVPIGSVTNGVHAPTWAAREWLDKARELVGPELVAEARGWEQLRAVDPRQLWSTRATLRAVLVAEVRRRLRESWLERGAAPAELGWVDEVFDPDVLTVGFARRVPTYKRLTLMLRDPDRLRALLLDPQRPVQLVVAGKSHPADDGGKALIQQVVRFADDPAVRHRIVFLPDYDMSMARYLYWGCDVWLNNPLRPLEACGTSGMKAALNGGLNLSIRDGWWDEMYDGDNGWAIPTADGVRDEHRRDDLEAAALYEMLQRSVLPRFYERDDTGLPVRWLEMVRHTLRTLGPKVLASRMVRDYTTGYYIPAAASYAAVAEDDFAGARELAEFRRRVDSAWPQVKVVQVDSSGLPDIPVIGAELSLRARVDLAGLSTAEVVVQAVLGRVSADDELVDTVVVEMNHTATDSGTELFAVTTPVPRSGAVGYTVRILPRHRLLSGSAELGLIAAASP, from the coding sequence GTGAAGGCATTGCGTCGATTCACCGTCCGTGCCCATCTCCCGCAGCGGCTCGCCGCTCTCGGTGAACTGGCCGCCAATCTGCGGTGGTCGTGGCATGGACCTACGCAGGACGTGTTCGCGAGGCTGGATCCCGAACTGTGGTCGCGGGTAGGCCGTGATCCGGTGCGGATGCTGGGTGAGGTCGCCGCCGAGCGGCTCGACGAATGGGCCGGCGATCCGGACTATGTGCGGACCGTCGACGACGCCGCCGCCGATCTGCAGGACTATCTGACCCGGCCGCGGTGGTTCGGTGACCGGGCCGAGGGCGAGGCGGACGGCCCGGCGCCGAGTGGTATCGCGTACTTCTCTATGGAATTCGGTGTCACCGAGGTGCTGCCGAATTATTCCGGCGGGCTGGGGATTCTGGCCGGTGACCATCTGAAGGCCGCCTCCGATCTGGGGTTGCCGCTGATCGGGGTCGGACTGCTGTATCGGTCCGGCTATTTCCGGCAGTCGCTCACCGCCGACGGCTGGCAGGCCGAACGCTATCCCGACCTCGACCCGCAAGGGCTGCCGTTGCGGCTGCTCGCCGAGGAGGGCGCGCCGGTTCTCATTCATGTGCCGATGCCCGAGGGACGGGTGCTGCGGGCACAGGTGTGGATCGCGCAGGTCGGACGAATTCCGTTGCTGCTGCTGGATTCCGATATCGCCGACAACGATCCGGAGTTGCGGGCGGTGACGGACCGGCTCTACGGCGGCGATCAGGATCATCGCATCAAACAGGAGATTCTGGCCGGTATCGGCGGAGTGCGCGCGGTGCGCGCTTACACCCGTGCGCGCGGTGTGCCGGATCCGGATGTGTGGCATATGAACGAGGGCCACGCCGGATTCCTCGGTATCGAGCGGATTCGCGAATATATGTCGGGCGGAATGGATTTCGACTCCGCACTCACCGCCGTGCGCGCGGCGACGGTCTTCACCACCCACACTCCGGTGCCCGCCGGGATCGATCGCTTCGCCGCCGCGCTCGTGCGCCGGTATTTCGGCGGCACCCACGGTGATCGCGAATCGCCACTGCTGCCGGGTATTTCGGTGGATCGCATTCTCGCACTGGGGCGAGAGGCCGATCCGTCGGTCTTCAACATGGCGCACCTGGGTTTGCGACTCGCTCAGCGCGCCAACGGCGTATCGATATTGCACGGTGAGGTCAGCCGGGCCATGTTCGCGCCGCTGTGGCCCGGATTCGATGCCGCCGACGTCCCGATCGGGTCGGTGACCAACGGTGTGCACGCACCGACCTGGGCGGCACGTGAATGGCTCGACAAGGCGCGCGAACTGGTGGGTCCCGAACTGGTCGCCGAGGCGCGCGGCTGGGAACAACTGCGGGCGGTGGATCCGCGCCAACTGTGGTCCACCCGCGCCACCCTGCGGGCGGTGCTGGTGGCCGAGGTGCGCCGCCGGCTGCGGGAATCCTGGCTCGAACGCGGTGCCGCACCGGCCGAATTGGGCTGGGTGGACGAGGTTTTCGATCCCGATGTGCTGACCGTGGGCTTCGCGCGGCGGGTCCCCACCTACAAACGGCTCACTCTGATGCTGCGCGATCCGGACCGCTTGCGGGCGCTGCTGCTCGATCCGCAGCGGCCGGTCCAGCTGGTGGTCGCCGGTAAGAGTCATCCCGCCGACGACGGGGGGAAGGCGCTCATCCAGCAGGTCGTACGGTTCGCCGACGATCCGGCGGTGCGCCATCGCATCGTCTTCCTGCCCGATTACGACATGTCGATGGCCCGGTATCTGTACTGGGGTTGCGATGTGTGGCTGAACAATCCGCTGCGCCCGCTCGAGGCCTGCGGCACCTCGGGGATGAAGGCCGCGCTCAACGGTGGACTGAATCTGTCCATCCGCGACGGCTGGTGGGACGAGATGTACGACGGGGACAACGGCTGGGCCATTCCGACCGCCGACGGGGTGCGCGACGAACATCGCCGCGACGATCTGGAAGCGGCGGCGCTCTACGAGATGCTGCAGCGTTCGGTGCTGCCGCGATTCTACGAACGTGACGACACCGGCCTGCCGGTGCGCTGGCTGGAGATGGTCCGTCACACACTGCGCACGCTCGGACCGAAGGTGCTGGCCTCGCGGATGGTGCGGGACTACACGACCGGCTACTACATCCCGGCCGCCGCGTCGTATGCCGCGGTGGCCGAGGACGATTTCGCCGGTGCGCGCGAGCTGGCGGAGTTCCGCCGCCGCGTCGACTCGGCCTGGCCGCAGGTGAAGGTCGTGCAGGTCGACAGTTCGGGTCTGCCCGATATCCCGGTGATCGGCGCCGAACTGTCGCTACGGGCGCGGGTCGACCTCGCGGGGCTGTCCACCGCGGAGGTCGTCGTCCAGGCCGTACTGGGCCGGGTGTCCGCCGACGACGAACTGGTCGACACCGTCGTCGTCGAGATGAACCACACCGCAACGGATTCCGGTACCGAGCTGTTCGCGGTGACCACGCCGGTTCCCCGGTCGGGGGCGGTCGGATACACGGTGCGGATCCTGCCCCGGCACCGACTGCTCTCCGGCAGTGCGGAACTGGGCCTGATCGCGGCGGCGAGCCCGTAG
- a CDS encoding dienelactone hydrolase family protein — MTAVQGQTVEITTPDGVADAYVTYPAEGGKYPGVLLYMDAFGLRPSLRALADDFAAAGYTVLVPNVFYRHGRAPVIELPEFIDPQERPDLFGKLVPMLRELTREVAVRDAGAYVDWLTGFEHTAAGPVATAGYCMGGRLAVYTAGALGDRIAAAAGFHTGGLLVDGADSPHLSIESASAEMYFGHADQDRSLPPEQIESFDKVLAASGLRYRAEVYPGAHHGYTQADTAAYDREADERHRRELLDLLDRTLRR; from the coding sequence ATGACAGCAGTGCAGGGGCAGACCGTGGAGATCACGACACCCGACGGTGTCGCCGACGCGTACGTCACCTATCCCGCGGAGGGCGGGAAGTACCCCGGTGTGCTGCTGTATATGGACGCCTTCGGATTGCGTCCCAGCCTGCGGGCGCTGGCCGACGATTTCGCCGCGGCGGGATATACGGTGCTGGTCCCGAATGTCTTCTACCGGCACGGCCGGGCGCCCGTGATCGAGCTGCCCGAATTCATCGATCCGCAGGAGCGGCCGGACCTGTTCGGCAAGCTCGTCCCGATGCTCCGGGAGCTCACCCGTGAGGTGGCCGTCCGTGACGCGGGCGCCTATGTCGACTGGCTGACGGGCTTCGAGCACACGGCCGCCGGCCCGGTCGCGACGGCCGGATACTGCATGGGCGGCCGCCTGGCGGTCTACACCGCCGGGGCGCTCGGTGACCGGATCGCCGCCGCGGCCGGATTCCACACCGGGGGCCTGCTGGTCGACGGAGCCGACAGCCCGCACCTGTCCATCGAGAGTGCCTCGGCGGAAATGTATTTCGGCCACGCCGATCAGGATCGGTCGCTGCCGCCCGAGCAGATCGAGAGCTTCGACAAGGTGCTCGCCGCGTCCGGGCTCCGCTACCGCGCCGAGGTCTATCCCGGTGCGCACCACGGCTACACCCAAGCCGACACCGCGGCCTACGACCGGGAGGCCGACGAGCGTCACCGGCGCGAACTGCTGGACCTGCTCGACCGCACACTGCGCCGATAG
- a CDS encoding alpha-1,4-glucan--maltose-1-phosphate maltosyltransferase has translation MTGRIAIDDTAPAVAGGYPAKAAVGEVFPVRAVVWREGHDPVAATLAVRGPGGGRTQRIRMAPEYEPDVFNAVFTPNTPGLWTFRVEGWGDPIAGWRAAVEAKLAVGQSATDLANDLELGARLFDRAAQAVPKRQWEKLRAAAAALRGDAQLPARVAPAFSAEVGEILRTTPLRDLVTRGPAHTVLVERRRALVGSWYEFFPRSTGGRDAEGTAIHGTFATARRELPRIAAMGFDVVYLPPIHPIGTINRKGPNNSLTCETGDVGSPWAIGSAEGGHDAIHPLLGTEADFVDFVDAATELGLEVALDLALQCAPDHPWVDSHPEWFTTLPDGTIAFAENPPKKYQDIYPLDFDNDPDGLYAAVLGVVRHWIGLGVKIFRVDNPHTKPADFWEWLIAQVRRTDPDVIFLSEAFTVPARLYGLARRGFSQSYTYFTWRTAGHELAEFARELAAKADEARPNLFVNTPDILHESLQHGGPGMFAVRAVLAATLGPSWGVYSGFELFEHQAVGAGSEEYLDSEKYQLRPRRFAEAAARGESLEPFITRLNEIRRAHPALQQLRCITFHQVDNPALLAYSKVDPGSGDAVLVVVNLNPFGAEDGMISLDMPAIGREWHDRPSVYDEISGEEYHWAQTNYVRLDPVRAPAHILVLPAVSAAERTELAYRRTFR, from the coding sequence GTGACCGGTCGCATCGCCATCGATGACACCGCCCCGGCCGTAGCGGGCGGATATCCGGCCAAGGCCGCGGTCGGTGAGGTGTTCCCCGTCCGGGCAGTGGTGTGGCGCGAGGGACACGACCCGGTCGCCGCCACGCTCGCGGTGCGCGGGCCCGGCGGCGGCCGAACTCAGCGGATCCGCATGGCCCCGGAGTACGAGCCGGACGTGTTCAACGCCGTCTTCACCCCGAATACGCCGGGGCTGTGGACCTTTCGGGTCGAGGGCTGGGGGGATCCGATCGCCGGCTGGCGTGCCGCGGTGGAGGCGAAACTGGCGGTCGGGCAGAGCGCCACCGATCTGGCCAACGACCTCGAACTCGGTGCACGGCTGTTCGATCGGGCCGCACAGGCGGTGCCGAAGCGCCAATGGGAGAAGTTGCGCGCCGCCGCCGCCGCCCTTCGTGGCGACGCGCAACTACCGGCCCGCGTCGCACCCGCGTTCAGCGCCGAGGTCGGCGAGATCCTGCGGACGACACCGCTGCGCGACCTGGTGACCCGCGGCCCCGCCCACACCGTCCTGGTCGAGCGGCGACGAGCACTGGTCGGGTCCTGGTACGAATTCTTTCCGCGCTCCACCGGCGGCCGGGACGCCGAGGGCACCGCGATCCACGGCACCTTCGCCACCGCGCGCCGGGAACTGCCACGCATCGCCGCCATGGGCTTCGACGTCGTGTACCTCCCGCCGATACATCCCATCGGGACGATCAATCGCAAGGGCCCCAACAATTCTCTGACCTGCGAAACCGGCGATGTCGGATCGCCGTGGGCGATCGGATCGGCCGAAGGCGGCCACGACGCCATCCACCCGTTGCTGGGCACCGAAGCGGACTTCGTCGACTTCGTGGACGCCGCAACCGAACTGGGCCTCGAGGTGGCGCTGGATCTGGCCCTGCAGTGCGCACCCGACCACCCGTGGGTGGACAGCCATCCCGAATGGTTCACCACCCTGCCCGACGGCACCATCGCGTTCGCGGAGAATCCGCCGAAGAAGTACCAGGACATCTACCCCCTGGATTTCGACAACGACCCCGACGGGCTGTACGCGGCGGTGCTGGGCGTGGTCCGGCATTGGATCGGGCTGGGCGTCAAGATCTTCCGGGTCGACAACCCGCACACCAAACCCGCCGACTTCTGGGAGTGGCTGATCGCCCAGGTCCGCCGCACCGATCCGGATGTGATCTTCCTGTCCGAGGCGTTCACGGTGCCGGCGCGGCTCTACGGACTCGCGCGGCGCGGATTCTCGCAGTCCTATACCTATTTCACCTGGCGCACCGCCGGCCACGAACTGGCCGAATTCGCCCGCGAGCTCGCGGCGAAGGCCGATGAGGCCCGGCCCAACCTGTTCGTCAACACCCCGGACATCCTGCACGAGAGCCTGCAGCACGGCGGGCCCGGCATGTTCGCGGTGCGCGCCGTGCTGGCCGCGACACTGGGCCCGAGCTGGGGCGTGTACTCCGGATTCGAACTGTTCGAACACCAGGCCGTCGGCGCCGGCAGCGAAGAGTATCTCGATTCGGAGAAATATCAGCTGCGGCCCCGGCGATTCGCCGAAGCGGCGGCCCGCGGTGAATCGCTGGAACCGTTCATCACCCGGCTCAACGAGATCCGGCGGGCCCACCCCGCGCTACAGCAGTTGCGCTGCATCACCTTTCACCAGGTCGACAACCCGGCACTACTGGCCTACTCGAAGGTCGATCCCGGCTCCGGCGATGCCGTCCTGGTCGTGGTGAACCTCAACCCGTTCGGCGCCGAGGACGGGATGATCTCACTGGATATGCCTGCCATCGGGCGGGAATGGCACGATCGTCCATCGGTCTACGACGAGATCAGCGGCGAGGAATACCACTGGGCTCAAACCAATTACGTGCGCCTGGATCCGGTCCGGGCGCCGGCGCATATCCTCGTCCTCCCGGCCGTATCGGCGGCCGAGCGAACCGAACTGGCCTACCGCAGGACGTTCCGATGA
- the glgB gene encoding 1,4-alpha-glucan branching protein GlgB, with product MNRRDLMLLAAGTHTDPHTVLGAHPHPRGTVIRTLRPHADTVAARIGGVDHPLDHIGHGVFEGVVEFAELWDYRLVVSYPGARTVLTADGYRFLPTLGELDLHLLGEGRHQRLWQVLGAHPQRYTTLDGVVTGTAFAVWAPHARGVTVFGDFDGWGGTSTPMRRLGSSGVWEVFVPGVEPGTRYKYRIHGADGRTADHADPLAFATEVPPATASVVTESTYEWRDRQWCAARAERDPTRAPMSIYELHLGSWRPGTDYRAAAEELAEYVRALGFTHIELLPVAEHPFGGSWGYQVTSYYAPTARFGSPDDFRAFVDHLHSRGIGVILDWVPGHFPRDEWALARFDGTPLYEHADPRRGEQLEWGTYVFDYGRNEVRNFLVANARFWIEEFHIDGLRVDAVASMLYLDYSRPPGGWEPNIHGGRENLEAVAFLREMNAAVHTHHPGVVTIAEESTTWPGVTRSTDVGGLGFTLKWNMGWMHDTLGYLGHDQVHRSWHHSEITFSVVYAWSENFLLPISHDEVVHGKGTLWTRMPGDDYAKACGVRALLAYMWAHPGKQLLFMGQEFGQFREWSHDRGLDWDELANPLHAGIRLLVTDLNTVYRTYPALWTLDTSPGGYAWIEADDHTNNVVAFLRYGSDGSVVACAVNFSGVEQRGYRIGLPVAGRWREILNSDATTYGGSGTGNLGGVDATEMPWHGRPCSAELVLAPNSAIWLTSDSQNLQGAGRSGTTHP from the coding sequence ATGAATCGGCGCGATCTGATGCTCCTGGCAGCCGGCACCCACACCGATCCGCACACCGTGCTCGGCGCCCATCCACATCCGCGCGGCACCGTCATCAGGACGCTGCGACCGCACGCCGATACGGTGGCGGCCCGCATCGGCGGCGTCGACCATCCCCTGGATCACATCGGGCACGGGGTCTTCGAGGGTGTTGTCGAATTCGCGGAGCTGTGGGACTACCGCCTGGTGGTGTCGTATCCGGGCGCGCGGACGGTGCTCACCGCCGACGGGTACCGCTTCCTGCCGACCCTGGGTGAGCTCGATCTACATCTGCTCGGCGAGGGACGTCATCAACGCCTCTGGCAGGTGCTCGGCGCCCATCCACAGCGATACACCACCCTCGACGGCGTGGTGACGGGCACCGCCTTCGCGGTGTGGGCTCCACATGCGCGCGGTGTCACCGTCTTCGGCGATTTCGACGGCTGGGGCGGGACGAGCACGCCGATGCGGCGGCTCGGTTCATCGGGGGTGTGGGAGGTCTTCGTCCCCGGCGTCGAACCCGGTACGCGCTACAAATACCGCATTCACGGCGCCGACGGCCGCACCGCCGACCACGCAGATCCACTGGCCTTCGCCACCGAGGTCCCGCCCGCCACCGCCTCCGTCGTCACCGAGAGCACCTACGAGTGGCGCGATCGGCAGTGGTGCGCCGCGCGTGCCGAGCGCGATCCCACGCGGGCGCCGATGAGTATCTACGAGTTGCATCTGGGTTCGTGGCGGCCCGGCACGGACTACCGGGCCGCGGCGGAGGAGCTCGCGGAATACGTTCGGGCACTGGGATTCACGCATATCGAACTGCTGCCCGTCGCCGAGCACCCCTTCGGCGGATCCTGGGGCTACCAGGTCACCTCCTACTACGCACCGACCGCACGCTTCGGATCCCCCGACGATTTCCGGGCCTTCGTCGACCATCTGCACAGCCGCGGTATCGGCGTGATCCTGGACTGGGTTCCCGGCCACTTTCCCCGCGACGAGTGGGCACTGGCCCGCTTCGACGGCACCCCGCTCTACGAACATGCCGACCCCCGGCGTGGTGAGCAATTGGAGTGGGGCACCTACGTTTTCGACTACGGGCGCAACGAGGTGCGCAACTTCCTGGTCGCCAACGCGCGGTTCTGGATCGAGGAATTCCATATCGACGGACTGCGCGTCGACGCCGTCGCCTCCATGCTCTACCTGGACTATTCGCGACCGCCCGGCGGCTGGGAGCCCAATATCCACGGCGGCCGTGAGAATCTGGAGGCGGTGGCCTTCCTACGGGAGATGAACGCCGCGGTGCACACCCACCATCCGGGTGTGGTCACCATCGCCGAGGAGTCCACCACCTGGCCCGGCGTCACCCGCTCCACCGATGTCGGCGGCCTCGGCTTCACGCTCAAATGGAATATGGGCTGGATGCACGACACGCTCGGCTACCTCGGCCACGATCAGGTGCACCGCAGCTGGCACCACAGCGAGATCACCTTCTCGGTGGTCTACGCCTGGAGCGAGAACTTTCTGCTGCCGATCAGCCACGACGAGGTCGTGCACGGCAAGGGCACGCTGTGGACGCGGATGCCGGGTGACGATTACGCCAAGGCCTGCGGTGTGCGGGCGCTACTGGCTTATATGTGGGCGCATCCGGGCAAGCAGCTGTTGTTCATGGGCCAGGAGTTCGGGCAGTTCCGCGAGTGGTCCCACGATCGCGGCCTGGACTGGGACGAACTGGCCAACCCGCTGCACGCCGGCATCCGGCTGCTGGTCACCGATCTCAACACCGTCTACCGCACGTATCCCGCCCTGTGGACCCTGGACACCTCACCCGGCGGTTACGCCTGGATCGAGGCCGACGACCACACCAACAACGTGGTGGCCTTCCTGCGCTACGGCAGTGACGGCTCGGTGGTGGCGTGCGCCGTCAACTTCTCCGGTGTCGAGCAGCGCGGGTACCGGATCGGATTGCCCGTCGCGGGCCGCTGGCGGGAGATCCTCAATTCCGACGCGACCACCTACGGCGGCAGCGGCACCGGCAACCTCGGTGGGGTCGACGCCACCGAGATGCCCTGGCACGGCAGGCCTTGTTCCGCCGAGTTGGTCCTCGCACCGAACAGCGCGATCTGGCTGACCTCGGACTCTCAGAACCTCCAGGGCGCCGGCAGATCGGGAACGACACATCCGTAG
- a CDS encoding SSI family serine proteinase inhibitor has protein sequence MIAVMRCLVGAICAAAVLVPAGSAAAGDSTTSVVFTRTEPDRAPRTVTLTCDPVGGSHPDPAGACAYLADAELVLPDSDSGVRCFRYYPVELRAHGTVRATPVSVERTYGCVVPDLPAPWRF, from the coding sequence GTGATCGCGGTGATGCGTTGTCTGGTCGGCGCGATATGCGCGGCGGCCGTGCTGGTGCCCGCGGGCAGCGCCGCCGCGGGCGACAGCACCACCAGTGTGGTCTTCACCCGTACCGAACCGGATCGCGCGCCCCGGACCGTGACCCTGACCTGCGATCCGGTCGGCGGTTCACATCCCGATCCGGCGGGTGCGTGCGCATATCTGGCCGACGCCGAACTGGTCCTGCCCGATTCGGATTCCGGTGTCCGGTGCTTCCGCTACTACCCGGTGGAACTGCGCGCGCACGGCACCGTGCGGGCTACGCCGGTCTCGGTCGAGCGCACCTACGGATGTGTCGTTCCCGATCTGCCGGCGCCCTGGAGGTTCTGA
- a CDS encoding tetratricopeptide repeat protein — MSGAVDLSALKQPAATDVPGDHAVTEADFETKVLRRSLEVPVVVVLYSQRSPGSVDLVKLFERLVGAAQGSWELATVEAEPNMRIAQAFGVQGIPTVIAVAAGQPLADFQGAQPEAQVKQWLDAVVDAVQGKLPGADAEQGEAPAPEDPRFVAAEEALDQGDIAGAEAAYEAILAAEPANEEAKAALRQVRFFARARSLPADAIAVADADPADIDAAFVAADAELFNQQPDAAFDRLIGLIKRTAGDDRNRVRSRLVELFELFDTADPIVVAARRKLATALY; from the coding sequence ATGTCCGGCGCGGTGGATCTGTCCGCTCTCAAACAGCCGGCCGCCACGGATGTCCCGGGCGATCATGCCGTCACCGAGGCCGATTTCGAGACCAAGGTGCTGCGGCGATCGCTCGAGGTGCCGGTGGTCGTCGTCCTGTACTCCCAGCGCAGTCCGGGCAGCGTCGATTTGGTCAAGCTATTCGAGCGGCTGGTCGGCGCGGCCCAGGGCAGCTGGGAACTGGCCACCGTCGAGGCGGAACCGAATATGCGCATCGCGCAGGCCTTCGGTGTGCAGGGGATTCCGACGGTAATCGCGGTCGCCGCCGGGCAGCCGCTCGCGGACTTCCAGGGCGCGCAGCCGGAGGCGCAGGTCAAGCAGTGGCTCGACGCGGTCGTCGATGCCGTACAGGGCAAGCTGCCCGGAGCCGACGCCGAACAGGGTGAGGCCCCCGCGCCCGAGGACCCCCGTTTCGTCGCCGCCGAGGAGGCGCTCGACCAGGGCGATATCGCCGGTGCCGAAGCGGCCTACGAAGCGATTCTGGCCGCGGAACCGGCCAATGAGGAGGCCAAGGCGGCCTTGCGTCAGGTGCGGTTCTTCGCCCGCGCCCGGTCCCTGCCCGCCGACGCGATCGCGGTCGCCGACGCCGATCCCGCCGATATCGATGCCGCGTTCGTCGCCGCCGACGCCGAACTGTTCAATCAGCAGCCCGACGCCGCCTTCGATCGACTGATCGGGCTGATCAAGCGCACGGCCGGCGACGATCGGAACCGGGTGCGCTCCCGGCTGGTGGAGCTTTTCGAACTGTTCGACACCGCCGATCCGATCGTGGTGGCGGCTCGGCGCAAGCTGGCCACGGCCCTGTACTGA
- a CDS encoding DUF3817 domain-containing protein, with translation MGEFFDVSTVAKRVRLFGLLEAPSWALLLMGSVLKRLPEPITWPVMVFGMLHGLIFVLYAVSLLLAWREYEWPGKTILLGLVSSVVPFTSVWFERWAIRTGQLGELSPTPATASATS, from the coding sequence ATGGGCGAATTCTTCGACGTGAGCACCGTGGCCAAGCGAGTGCGACTGTTCGGACTCCTGGAAGCGCCGTCGTGGGCGTTGCTGCTGATGGGGTCGGTACTCAAGCGGCTGCCCGAACCCATCACCTGGCCGGTGATGGTGTTCGGCATGCTGCACGGGCTCATCTTCGTGCTCTACGCGGTGAGCCTGCTGCTGGCCTGGCGTGAATACGAATGGCCCGGTAAGACGATTCTGCTGGGACTGGTGTCGTCGGTGGTGCCGTTCACCTCGGTGTGGTTCGAGCGGTGGGCGATCCGGACCGGACAATTGGGAGAGCTGAGCCCGACCCCGGCCACGGCATCCGCCACGTCGTGA
- a CDS encoding acetyl-CoA C-acetyltransferase — protein sequence MATTSVIVSGARTPVGRLLGGLSGFSGSDLGGFAIKAALEKGGVSPELVDYVIMGQVLTAGAGQIPARQAAVAGGISMDVPALTLNKVCLSGINAIALADQLIRAGEYEVVVAGGQESMSQAPHMLEKSRQGFKYGDVTLRDHMAYDGLHDIFTDQAMGALTESRNAGDGIGRAEQDAFAAASHQKAAAAWKNGVFADEVAPVSVPQRKGDPIVVAEDEGIRADTTVESLSKLRPAFAKDGTITAGTASQISDGAAAVVVMSKEKAQALGLSWIAEIGAAGVVAGPDSTLQEQPANAIAKACAKEGISPADLDLVEINEAFAAVGIASTRKLGIDPEKVNVNGGAIAIGHPLGMSGARILLHLALELKRRGGGVGVAALCGGGGQGDALIVRV from the coding sequence GTGGCCACCACCTCTGTCATCGTCTCCGGTGCTCGTACGCCCGTCGGCCGGCTGCTCGGTGGGCTGTCCGGGTTCTCCGGGTCGGATCTGGGTGGATTCGCGATCAAGGCGGCGCTGGAGAAGGGCGGAGTATCGCCCGAGCTGGTCGATTACGTGATCATGGGTCAGGTGCTGACCGCGGGTGCCGGGCAGATTCCGGCTCGGCAGGCGGCGGTCGCGGGTGGTATTTCGATGGATGTGCCGGCGTTGACACTGAACAAGGTGTGTTTGTCCGGTATCAACGCTATCGCCTTGGCGGATCAGCTGATTCGTGCCGGTGAGTACGAGGTCGTGGTGGCCGGTGGGCAGGAGTCGATGAGCCAGGCCCCGCATATGCTGGAGAAGAGCCGCCAGGGTTTCAAATACGGCGATGTGACGCTGCGTGACCACATGGCCTACGACGGGCTGCACGACATCTTCACCGATCAGGCGATGGGTGCGCTGACCGAGTCGCGCAACGCCGGTGACGGTATCGGCCGCGCCGAGCAGGACGCGTTCGCGGCCGCCTCCCATCAGAAGGCCGCGGCGGCCTGGAAGAACGGTGTGTTCGCCGACGAGGTGGCGCCGGTGTCGGTGCCGCAGCGCAAGGGCGACCCGATCGTGGTCGCCGAGGACGAGGGCATCCGCGCGGATACGACCGTGGAGTCGCTGTCCAAGCTGCGTCCGGCGTTCGCGAAGGACGGCACCATCACCGCCGGTACGGCGTCACAGATCTCCGACGGCGCGGCCGCGGTGGTCGTGATGAGCAAGGAGAAGGCGCAAGCGCTGGGCCTGAGCTGGATCGCCGAGATCGGCGCCGCGGGTGTGGTGGCCGGTCCGGATTCCACACTGCAGGAGCAGCCGGCCAACGCGATCGCGAAAGCCTGTGCGAAAGAGGGTATTTCGCCTGCCGATCTGGATCTGGTGGAGATCAACGAGGCGTTCGCCGCGGTAGGCATCGCTTCGACCCGCAAGCTGGGCATCGATCCGGAGAAGGTCAACGTCAACGGTGGCGCTATCGCGATCGGCCACCCGCTCGGCATGTCGGGCGCGCGGATCCTGCTGCACCTGGCGCTGGAACTGAAGCGGCGCGGCGGCGGTGTCGGCGTCGCGGCGCTGTGCGGCGGCGGCGGTCAGGGCGACGCCCTCATCGTGCGGGTGTGA
- the mce gene encoding methylmalonyl-CoA epimerase, with protein sequence MSNTDTSAFIPADYVIAVDHVGVAVPDLDTAVAWYSDNLGMVETHREVNEAQGVHEAMLSLPGAGDDATALQLLAPLNEESTIAKFIDRNGPGLQQLAYRVTDIDAVATFLRGRGIRLLYEAPRSGTANSRINFVHPKDAGGVLIELVEPAANPTH encoded by the coding sequence GTGAGCAATACCGATACGTCCGCTTTCATCCCCGCCGACTACGTGATCGCCGTCGACCATGTCGGCGTCGCCGTACCCGACCTCGACACCGCGGTCGCCTGGTACTCCGACAATCTCGGCATGGTCGAGACGCACCGTGAGGTCAATGAGGCCCAGGGTGTGCACGAGGCGATGCTGTCGCTGCCCGGCGCCGGCGACGACGCCACTGCTCTGCAGTTGCTGGCCCCGCTCAACGAAGAGTCGACAATCGCCAAGTTCATCGACCGCAACGGCCCGGGATTGCAGCAACTGGCCTACCGCGTCACCGATATCGATGCCGTGGCAACCTTTCTGCGAGGCCGCGGCATCCGTTTGCTGTACGAGGCACCGCGCTCGGGCACCGCGAACTCCCGGATCAACTTCGTACATCCGAAGGATGCTGGCGGTGTGCTCATCGAACTCGTCGAACCGGCCGCGAATCCTACTCACTAG